One window of the Archangium primigenium genome contains the following:
- a CDS encoding sensor histidine kinase translates to MSAVAMAWWPQQLLGMGGDNRSHLASVEALEGADEQRLDLCALARHAVSLLHTTGHVEPAEVQLELPDEPVFARVNARRMEQVMLHLLVDAVWMRRDAEDRSRAVRLSVEPQDDFGDYGPTIQMRYAARGQGPAQARDVSNPVLNPMPRGGLSLARELVEAQGGQLAVKHHGRTGSTVIVTVELPDQGTASW, encoded by the coding sequence ATGAGCGCGGTGGCGATGGCCTGGTGGCCGCAGCAGCTACTCGGCATGGGTGGAGACAACCGGAGTCACCTGGCTTCGGTGGAGGCGCTCGAGGGCGCGGACGAGCAGCGCCTAGACTTGTGCGCCCTGGCGCGGCACGCGGTGTCGCTCTTGCACACCACGGGGCACGTGGAGCCCGCGGAGGTGCAGCTGGAGCTGCCCGACGAGCCGGTGTTCGCGCGGGTAAACGCGCGGCGCATGGAGCAGGTGATGCTGCACCTGCTGGTGGACGCGGTGTGGATGCGGCGAGACGCCGAGGACCGCTCGCGCGCCGTGCGCCTGAGCGTGGAGCCGCAGGACGACTTCGGCGACTACGGCCCCACCATCCAGATGCGCTACGCGGCGCGCGGCCAGGGCCCGGCGCAGGCACGCGACGTGTCCAACCCGGTGCTCAACCCCATGCCCCGCGGCGGTTTGAGCCTGGCGCGCGAGCTGGTGGAGGCCCAGGGCGGCCAGCTCGCGGTGAAGCACCACGGGCGCACGGGCAGCACGGTCATCGTCACCGTGGAGCTGCCGGACCAGGGCACCGCGAGCTGGTAG
- the deoC gene encoding deoxyribose-phosphate aldolase, which yields MAEAQDIPRVVEQLAEYFRHHPSGSRTDGARPAPSVRTASVDVSRLTGNADLAPYIDHTLLKPEATREDVTRVAQEAARHGFATVCVNSSHVATVAAVLAGSASVPIAVVGFPLGAALTSAKAFEAREAIRAGAREIDMVLDVGALKGRDWARVREDIAGVVEACGPVPLKVILETSLLTRDEKIAACVLARDAGASFVKTSTGFGSGGATVEDVALMRQVVGEGVGVKASGGIRSAQDALRMLGAGANRLGASASVAIVSGEQSSAKY from the coding sequence ATGGCCGAGGCCCAGGACATCCCGCGTGTCGTCGAGCAGCTCGCTGAGTACTTCCGCCACCACCCGTCGGGGTCCCGGACGGACGGTGCACGCCCCGCACCCTCCGTGCGGACGGCGTCCGTCGACGTCTCGCGCCTGACGGGCAACGCGGACCTGGCGCCCTATATCGACCACACCCTGCTCAAGCCCGAGGCCACGCGCGAGGACGTCACCCGCGTGGCCCAGGAGGCCGCGCGGCATGGCTTCGCCACGGTGTGCGTGAACTCGAGCCACGTGGCCACGGTGGCCGCCGTGCTGGCGGGCTCCGCCTCGGTGCCCATCGCCGTGGTGGGCTTTCCCCTGGGCGCCGCGCTGACGAGCGCCAAGGCGTTCGAAGCGCGCGAGGCCATCCGCGCCGGGGCCCGGGAGATCGACATGGTGCTCGACGTGGGCGCGCTCAAGGGCCGCGACTGGGCGCGCGTGCGCGAGGACATCGCCGGCGTCGTGGAGGCCTGTGGCCCGGTGCCGCTCAAGGTCATCCTCGAGACGAGCCTGCTCACCCGGGACGAGAAGATCGCCGCGTGCGTGCTCGCGCGCGACGCGGGCGCCTCCTTCGTCAAGACGTCCACGGGCTTTGGCTCCGGGGGCGCCACCGTGGAGGACGTGGCGCTCATGCGCCAGGTGGTGGGCGAGGGCGTCGGCGTGAAGGCCTCGGGCGGCATCCGCTCGGCCCAGGACGCCCTGCGCATGCTCGGCGCGGGCGCCAACCGCCTGGGCGCCTCGGCGTCCGTGGCCATCGTCAGTGGCGAGCAGTCCAGCGCGAAGTACTAG
- a CDS encoding phospho-sugar mutase, translating to MDATGLKDRAEAWLRADPDPDTVAELRGVLARGAEADLADRFAMDLEFGTAGMRGVLGAGPNRMNRAVVRRTTLGLARYLKATVPDVTRRGVVVGRDGRRLSAEFAEDTAAVLAAEGIPVHVFPGLVPTPLVAFATLHLGAAAGIIVTASHNPPEYNGYKVYWGNGAQIIPPHDKGIAAEIARAGPVDGIRLLAPDAARAQGLWRDLPDSVGEAYLEAISRLRVHGRGSSTLRLVYTAMHGVGGVWMERALAHAGFTQVHRVAEQAQPDGTFPTVRFPNPEEPGAMDLSIATARRVNADLVLAHDPDADRLAAMVRTPEGGLRMLTGNEVGVLLGHYVLAQGPKGGATPYVVSTIVSSTQLGDIAAQLGAAYDEVLTGFKWIANRALVREREEAVRFVFGYEEAIGYCVGTVTRDKDGIGAALVFADLAAWCEAQGTTVLGYLEDIQRRFGLYVSGQRNFTFPGAEGVQTMARIMASLREASPERLGEWTVTRIRDYLPGGALPSSNVLAFEVEGGGRVTARPSGTEPKIKYYFELKETPGAGEPVQAARVRAEARLQRFIDAFLAFARERGQPEVGT from the coding sequence ATGGACGCGACAGGACTGAAGGACAGGGCGGAGGCGTGGCTGCGGGCGGATCCGGACCCGGACACCGTGGCGGAGCTGCGCGGGGTGCTCGCGCGTGGAGCAGAGGCGGACCTGGCCGACCGCTTCGCCATGGACCTGGAGTTCGGCACCGCGGGCATGCGGGGTGTGCTGGGCGCGGGCCCCAACCGGATGAACCGCGCGGTGGTGCGCCGCACCACGCTGGGCCTGGCGCGCTACCTCAAGGCCACCGTGCCGGACGTCACGCGCCGGGGCGTGGTGGTGGGCCGGGACGGCCGTCGGCTCAGCGCCGAGTTCGCCGAGGACACCGCCGCCGTGCTCGCCGCCGAGGGCATCCCCGTCCACGTCTTCCCGGGCCTCGTGCCCACGCCGCTCGTGGCCTTCGCCACGCTGCACCTGGGCGCCGCCGCCGGCATCATCGTCACCGCGAGCCACAACCCGCCCGAGTACAACGGCTACAAGGTCTACTGGGGCAACGGCGCGCAGATCATCCCGCCCCATGACAAGGGGATCGCCGCGGAGATCGCCCGCGCCGGGCCCGTGGACGGCATCCGCCTGCTGGCGCCCGACGCGGCGCGCGCCCAGGGGCTGTGGAGGGATCTGCCGGACAGCGTGGGCGAGGCATACCTGGAGGCCATCTCCCGGCTGCGCGTGCACGGGCGGGGCTCGTCCACCCTGCGGCTCGTCTACACCGCGATGCACGGGGTGGGCGGCGTATGGATGGAGCGGGCGCTCGCGCACGCGGGCTTCACCCAGGTGCACCGCGTGGCCGAGCAGGCCCAGCCGGACGGCACCTTCCCCACGGTGCGCTTTCCCAACCCCGAGGAGCCGGGCGCCATGGACCTGTCCATCGCCACGGCGCGGCGCGTGAACGCGGACCTGGTGCTCGCGCATGACCCGGACGCGGACCGGCTCGCGGCCATGGTGCGCACCCCGGAGGGCGGCCTGCGCATGCTCACCGGCAACGAGGTGGGCGTGCTCCTGGGCCACTACGTGCTCGCCCAGGGCCCCAAGGGCGGCGCCACGCCCTATGTCGTCAGCACCATCGTGTCCTCCACGCAGCTCGGGGACATCGCCGCCCAGCTCGGCGCCGCGTACGACGAGGTGCTCACGGGCTTCAAGTGGATCGCCAACCGGGCCCTCGTGCGCGAGCGCGAGGAGGCCGTGCGCTTCGTCTTCGGCTACGAGGAGGCCATCGGCTACTGCGTGGGCACGGTGACGCGCGACAAGGACGGCATCGGCGCGGCGCTCGTGTTCGCGGACCTGGCGGCGTGGTGCGAGGCCCAGGGCACGACGGTGCTCGGCTACCTGGAGGACATCCAGCGCCGCTTCGGCCTGTACGTGAGCGGCCAGCGCAACTTCACCTTCCCGGGCGCCGAGGGCGTGCAGACCATGGCGCGCATCATGGCGTCCCTGCGCGAGGCGTCTCCCGAGCGCCTGGGCGAGTGGACGGTGACGCGCATCCGGGACTACCTGCCCGGCGGCGCGCTGCCGTCCTCCAACGTGCTCGCCTTCGAGGTGGAAGGTGGGGGACGGGTGACGGCGCGGCCCTCGGGCACGGAGCCGAAGATCAAATATTACTTCGAACTGAAGGAGACGCCCGGCGCGGGCGAGCCCGTGCAGGCGGCGCGCGTACGGGCCGAGGCGCGACTCCAACGGTTCATCGACGCCTTCCTCGCGTTCGCGCGCGAGCGGGGGCAGCCGGAGGTGGGAACGTGA
- a CDS encoding TraR/DksA C4-type zinc finger protein — translation MNTSQHEKFLQKLLALHAELTGKTPLRIEPNRTDEGRVGGDEDEQPLNEMMQAIASNRNRNSDVVLARVVKALGKLREDPDSFGECEECGDDIPLGRLEAMPYVEFCVNCQGQKDAPKGGPTRKKLTDYS, via the coding sequence GTGAACACGTCGCAGCACGAGAAGTTCTTGCAGAAGCTGCTCGCGCTCCACGCCGAGCTCACCGGCAAGACGCCCCTGCGCATCGAGCCCAACCGCACCGACGAGGGCCGCGTGGGCGGGGACGAGGACGAGCAGCCCCTCAACGAGATGATGCAGGCCATCGCCTCCAACCGCAACCGCAACTCGGACGTGGTGCTCGCGCGCGTGGTGAAGGCGCTGGGCAAGCTGCGCGAGGATCCGGACTCCTTCGGCGAGTGCGAGGAGTGTGGGGACGACATCCCCCTGGGGCGCCTGGAGGCCATGCCCTACGTGGAGTTCTGCGTGAACTGCCAGGGCCAGAAGGACGCGCCCAAGGGCGGCCCCACCCGCAAGAAGCTCACGGATTACTCGTGA